tagcttagttaactaagtcacatgcttagcatagttagcatgctaacatgttagttagcatttttagcaaaactgcttaaattgattagctaagtcagctaagtaacatggttagcatagttagcataactgctaaaaataattagctaagtaacatggttaacatacttaacattttaacattgttagcatgctagttagcatagtaacttggttaacattattatctttgttaacatagttagcataactgctagcaaacattagagccattccaagtgtctacctaaataatttaacaatttaaactatccacttatttaaccatTCAATcatccaactatattaaaccttatctaccaagtaaatcatttacctatataaactatccacctatttaactgttcagtcattccaactatattaaacctcatctacatagcaaccaatatattttgtttttactctgtatgatatttgacatcatattttttgcattttcatgcactgtatttccttcaggaaatgcttttctagttattattattattattattattatttgcaacACAGCTAGATTAAGCTTGAAAGTGAACCTGCTATGGACCAGGTTAGTTCTGTGATCCTGTGAGGAAAGAAACCCGGAGCAGTGAAAATTTAAAATGTCACCTGGAGTCTGGCCTTAAATGAGTCAATGTACCCTCTTCACCTGGAGTCTGGCCTTAAATGAGTCAATGTACCCTATTCACCTGGAGTCTGGCCTTAAATGAGTCAAtgtaccctattcacctgtagtctGGCCTTAAATGAGTCAATGTACCCTATTCACCTGGAGTCTGGCCTTAAATGAGTCAATGTACCCTATTCACCTGGAGTCTGGCCTTAAATGAGTCAATGTACCCTATTCACCTGGAGTCTGGCCTTAAATGAGTCAAtgtaccctattcacctgtagtctGGCCTTAAATGAGTCAATGTACCCTATTCACCTGGAGTCTGACATTAAATGAGTCAATGTATCGTAAACGTCCTAATTACCGACCATTTCgttcggaaattctaaaacaacaatgttttttaatacttcaaaataacatttgttaaatgaaccttacatttttcagtagtcataggtgtgtagatttgaacaaaatctactttggttcttaccggggcttttactgcctgaaatatccgattttgtttaccacgctctgaGTTTAGTGCTAGGCTGGTGGGTACTTATTTGCAACCTTTCTCActgcacatcaacggttagcccgagaattaTCATCatcgcaattcaaaattccactggagctccaagcggatttgtacacgcagccttacaacactctttacagctcttcgagtcacagtaaaatgtaatttttggtacatagctaatttagataaacttaaggtgtgggtgcttgcgtttctgtaggaatccgccgtcttggtttgtatagaaattaatattaagtgacacatacacgtaagaggttggacataagTGACGGTTGGTAATATATGACGTTCCTATATAGTTTGTTTTCTTGGTAAATCTCTGGTTTTGAGCCATTTCATACTCTATGGAAGCTATTCACTATTGGCAACAACTGTTTTAAACTCATAGTAATCATTAAACGTTAATTttaaaatggaaaagtatttattttgttgttgtagGGTATAGCCCCATGTCAGTTCTTGATGTTTGTGCAGAGTTCACTAAAGGAAAACATTGTTGCTTTGTGGTATTCTAAAGGAAAACATCGCTGTTTTGTGGTATTCTAAAGGAAAACGTCGCTGTTTTGTGGTATtcttgtgtgtgtaatatgtgtcaGGTGTGTCAAAGAGGGAGTGGTTGAAACAGCAGAAACAGCAGTTGAACAGCTACAAGCGAGGAGGCAGTCTGCGCAACAGACCCAGAGTGAGCTACACGGAGGAAGATGTGCCCAAAGATGAAGATTACCTTTGTGAGCTGCTCTTGTCTTTTTTGCCCCTAATATGGCTCAGTAACACACGCTTCAGTCAGAGCTCGCCACTGGGTTTTCCCCCAAAGTTTATACGGCTGCTTAAGAATTAAAGTTTAAAATGGTTTCAGCTTTTGCCTCAAGCAACACGCCTCAAGCAACTCActcccacaattcagttcggcgaTGCCTCGAGCAACACGCTCCCACAATTCAGTTTGGCGATGCCGACTGTAAAGTGAATTAGAAGCGCCACAATCAAAGCTTTCAACGCCTGTGTGTGACTGAACTGTTACTTTTCTCCCTGCTGACAACGCAGTGATTAATACGTGATTGGTTGCTTTCTTCTGCAGACTGTGAGGACTGCGAGTCTTTCTACATTGAAGAGTGTGGGGTCCACGGTCCCCCTCACTTCATCCCCGACACCCAGGCTCCTGTTGGGGTCCCCGACCGAGCCAGGCTCACCCTGCCACCAGAGCTGGAGGTCAGGACATCCAACATCCCAAACGCAGGTCTGGGGGTGTTCAACCAGGGCCAGACGGTGCCCAAAGGTGCCCACTTTGGCCCCTATGAGGGGGACGTGGCCGACAGGGACGAGGCCATAGAGAGCGGATACTCCTGGGTGGTGAGAGAGCGAATGCTGTTTCTAAACGGAAGTTTGTTGACTGTGTCTTCTCCCTTAAAGGatcagtatgtaggaaataatggaaaataaactgtaaccattccaaaaatgatcaccatatgttgtcagagagtaaggaaacacgatgaattgaagtaatggcttatttgacaacattactctaacccgtaaaacccatgaaaataaTGAGTTATGGgccggaatctcttggaattttcgtttatatctttaacgattaattctagaatagcgtataaataatgggctggcgtgtcctcctatttgtgttgccaaattagcaaaggctaatgaacgcctacgagaggcaggcaaatttccaaaattaaaacaagaaacaaattaagtggacatcggagagcttcctgagatggtgatgtcttcatcaaacgaagaatatcaagctggccatatttctccacaacaggtagcctaggctaaacttaatctgcatcgctaacttcagctaaatatgttacgttggttagagaggtattttttgttttcactgtttccgtaatgtgtagttgggtcatggttggagaaacgttaaagcagctggtcaactaacgttagctaagtcttcattacacctggcaacccagaagaggctcgcgtctggtagtcttgagaatgtttaccagtgttttgattttggcctacagaacatttggtaacaatcctacaaatcgcacctttaacatAGTTTATTCCTAGTTTACTATCCCTTTTTTGCAAAAGGCATGTGAAAACTGAGGTATGTCCTCTAGAATGAATAGAAGTGTCGTTCTCCTAAATGTGGGCCCTGACACACATCCTGCCTGACTTCTGCAGGATTCCTGCAAGGCGTTTTTAGGACCCTGCCCGGGTTCATTTCCTCTGCAGTGAAACCAAGTTGTGTTTGATGTTTCCACAGATATACAAGAGCCACCATTCAGATGAGTACATAGATgccaagagagagacacactccaACTGGATGAGGTTACATCCTGCACTTTTCACTTAAATGTCAAGAGTTACATTGTAACAGAGTACATGGAGCTCAAAAATATCTACCGGTATTCTTGTAGAAATAGTATAatactggggcagccgtggcctactggttagcgcttcggacttgtaaccggagggttgccggttcgaaccctgaccggtaggcacggctgaagtgcttgagcaaggcacctaaacccctcactgctccccgagcggagctgttgttgcaggcagctcactgcatcgggattagagtgtgcttcacctcactgtgtgccaagtgtgtttcactaattcacagattgggataaatgcagagaccaaatttccctcgcgggatcaaaagagtatacattcagggaaaagtcatggacttttacatttgacttagagtgggaaccctgcacTCTTCTCTGTTTTAAATCTCTGGTTTCTCCATCAGGTATGTGAACTGCGCTCGTGACGGTGAGGAGCAGAACCTGGTGGCGTTTCAGTACAGAGGGGGCATTATATACCGCTGCTGCAAACCCATCGGCCCTGGAGAGGAGCTGCTTGTCTGGTACGGAGAGGACTACGCCAGAGACCTGGGCATCGGCTTCGACTACCTGTGGGACATCAAGAGCAGCGCCACAGGTAGCAGCACACAatggcagcgctcggggagcagtgaggggttaggtgccttgttcaagggcacttcagccgcggcccactggttggggctcgaaccggcaaccctccggttacaagtccagagtgctaaccagtaggccacggccacTCAGATGTTTCTTTGGCTGATCCGATAATTTATCAAATGAAACAACAGTAAGAACTCAGATGACTCATACCTCTTGATGGTACAGGAAACCTGTTTGAACAAACCTTCCctctttattctttctttcagACGTGACAGTGTCTCAGGTGTTCCCGTGCTCCCTGTGTCCGTTTGCCTACACGGCTCAGATCTACCTCCAAAAGCACATCAAGAGGAGCCACACGGACGAGTACACGCGACTGCTGAGGTCTGGAGAGATCGGACCAGAGACTCTGGCACCTTCTAGAAGTAGCcgcaaccaacacacacagaaaaactcaACTGTGCCATGCAGGTCAACATCCGGTAAAGTCATTCACCGCTCTTCAGAACAGGAAGGAGGGAATGGCCAGAGAGGTCATGCATGTGCTGAGTGTGGCAAGAGCTTCACTCAAGGGAGGGATCTCAAACGACACCAGCGcactcacacaggagagaggccgTACCACTGCACTCAGTGTGGCAAGAGCTTTACTCGAGAGGATACTCTCAAACTACACCAGCGaactcacacaggagagaggccgTACCACTGCACTCAGTGTGGCAAGAGCTTCACTCAAGGGAGGGCTCTTAAACTACACCAGCGcactcacacaggagagaggccgTACCACTGCACTCAGTGTGGCAAGAGCTTTACTCGAGAGGATACTCTCAAACTACACCAGCGaactcacacaggagagaggccgTACCACTGCACTCAGTGTGGCAAGAGCTTCACTCAAGGGAGGGCTCTTAAACTACACCAGCGcactcacacaggagagaggccgTACCACTGCACTCAGTGTGGCAAGAGCTTCACTCAAGAGGCACATCTCAAACTACACCAGCGcactcacacaggagagaggccgTACCACTGCACTCAGTGTGGCAAGAGCTTCACTCAAGAGGCACATCTCAAACTACACCAGCGcactcacacaggagagaggccgTACCACTGCACTCAGTGTGGCAAGAGCTTCACTCAAGAGGCACATCTCAAACTACACCAGCGcactcacacaggagagaggccgTACCACTGCACTCAGTGTGGCAAGAGCTTCACTCTAGAGGGAAATCTCAAACGACACCAGCGcactcacacaggagagaggccgTACCACTGCACTCAGTGTGGCAAGAGCTTCACTCTAGAGGGAAATCTCAAACTACACCAGCGcactcacacaggagagagagaggccgcaCCACTGCACTCAGTGTGGCAAGAGCTTCACTCTAGAGGGAAATCTCAAACTACACCAGCGcactcacacaggagagaggccgTACCACTGCACTCAGAGTGGCAAGAGCTTCACTCGATCAGATCATTTAAAGACACACCAGTGCACTCACATGAAAGAACCCTAACTATGGTTTTGGTGAAACAACAATTTAATCTAATTTCCAGAAACAAACAAGTGCAATAGTAAAGATGTATTGCTGTTTAATTACTTGCATAACTAATGCTGTTTTTAAATCATTTTTAATTCAGTACTGTGTAACCTTTATAACATTTGACATACCTAATGTGAAAACCTAAATTtactttttaacttttttactCTGCATTATTATGCTGAGACTTGAAATGACTTGTACATTTTAACATTTGAACTAGTACAttgtacattttaaacatttgaacTAGTTTGAGTAGtggctattttgtgtttttaaatgctataaaatgaaatgttttgtgTAAGGTATTGTGCGCAAGGTGCATGTGCTTTGAAATTGTTTTaggatatatttattttttaaatcatatATAAATGATGTTGATGAAATACATTTCTGGGTACAGTCTGTTTGGTAAAATCTAAATcattactgtgcacagtgcagtaGGGAGCATGCAGCTGGAGCAGTGAGTCATTGAGTCACATGACACTTGCAAGATGCAGAAGCCTGCTGGGGAACAAGATGAACTGCTGGGCACATCACAAGGTTACCAAGGTgacatagacctctgaagttcgcctacaaaaaagcagccatctttgacatccggtatctggcgatttttcctatgggaaaataacatggggattttgaattatcgcatcttttaaactctcgcggggatgaaaacgtctgaaatgcagacgttttcctgaacacacttgtgtcctctgccttcgagtggatactgtgatctccggtgCGTGAAGGCGGCAGGacttgtaagtagtgctatgagagaATTGGAATATTGTAGATTAAACGATACCAACCTCGTCCTGCCGCTCCCCAGGCCATGTCTGATGCCAAACTTTCAAAGCAGCCATCCGATCCAGCCCCTTCATTAATTACTAAACATCTGGTGTGATGGCACAGGCACTCCATTTCAACTCATTACAAAAGTAAATACGAAATTCACAGGCATGTAAACTCCTCACCTTTCGGCGAAATTCGCCGTTTTGAAACCAAAATTACATGGGGACTTACGTGGTTCgcgcagatccgatgagaaaataTTGTGGGGGCAAGTTGTAAGACAACTTGCCTGATCCAGCAACGATTATGTGAATGCAGCCCCTATGCATTTAGCCTTTCAAACAGTGGGAGCTAATTTTTGCCGCGGATGCAACGCGAACAGAACTGTAGCTACAGATATATGCGTCTGAAATGTTAGCTGGAATGTGAGCCCGGCGAGGAGAACCGCCGTCATGCTAtccggcaaaagattctt
This window of the Alosa alosa isolate M-15738 ecotype Scorff River chromosome 7, AALO_Geno_1.1, whole genome shotgun sequence genome carries:
- the LOC125297267 gene encoding LOW QUALITY PROTEIN: histone-lysine N-methyltransferase PRDM9-like (The sequence of the model RefSeq protein was modified relative to this genomic sequence to represent the inferred CDS: inserted 2 bases in 1 codon), with product MSSSDEEKFDGLRVHFTQTEWARLAKWEKVRYSNMKRNHLFMLAIGLSSPAPAFMRQGRARKKALVRPPPADSSDSEEEWTPSLERRPPAPRGFRAPTRGPADSRVAPVKPTQPPAPALPSQVPTKDSDQSREKDRVETVDGQAGRETDPAAKTRGVSKREWLKQQKQQLNSYKRGGSLRNRPRVSYTEEDVPKDEDYLYCEDCESFYIEECGVHGPPHFIPDTQAPVGVPDRARLTLPPELEVRTSNIPNAGLGVFNQGQTVPKGAHFGPYEGDVADRDEAIESGYSWVIYKSHHSDEYIDAKRETHSNWMRYVNCARDGEEQNLVAFQYRGGIIYRCCKPIGPGEELLVWYGEDYARDLGIGFDYLWDIKSSATDVTVSQVFPCSLCPFAYTAQIYLQKHIKRSHTDEYTRLLRSGEIGPETLAPSRSSRNQHTQKNSTVPCRSTSGKVIHRSSEQEGGNGQRGHACAECGKSFTQGRDLKRHQRTHTGERPYHCTQCGKSFTREDTLKLHQRTHTGERPYHCTQCGKSFTQGRALKLHQRTHTGERPYHCTQCGKSFTREDTLKLHQRTHTGERPYHCTQCGKSFTQGRALKLHQRTHTGERPYHCTQCGKSFTQEAHLKLHQRTHTGERPYHCTQCGKSFTQEAHLKLHQRTHTGERPYHCTQCGKSFTQEAHLKLHQRTHTGERPYHCTQCGKSFTLEGNLKRHQRTHTGERPYHCTQCGKSFTLEGNLKLHQRTHTGEXERPHHCTQCGKSFTLEGNLKLHQRTHTGERPYHCTQSGKSFTRSDHLKTHQCTHMKEP